The genomic DNA tttaacttagatttttggttaaTCCAACAGATACATTATTTTAATGTAGCGTGAATCCCGAGGCCTGTTATTATGTCCATGTGTTGTTGAACTCtgtgttgaattgaaacaatagttGTTGATGAATTGCAAAAtactatataggcctaaatagatTGACGATATACTGTTTGACTGATAAAGTATGGtcacatttaatttgctctgCTTAACCTACCCTTTGGAAATACTTTGATAGCAACTGTGAATATATTTCGTTTTTACTCTCAACCATCATTCTCACAATAGCATTTGGTTagcatgatgacataatcctgggGTTGAAATGTCATCCTCAAAAAAAATAgccttttttcaaatccaatgtattttccacatagATTCCACCAGTGGCATTTCTCTGTGTTTCATTATTTTCCTAcaatttgcaagaggctgaatgtatctgacaggagaaagcatccgagcaagcgaaacagcacccctctgtctctctacatctatctgatgctgactGGTCCAAACAAGTATGATATTGTTGCCGccagtagcattgaatgcaagggaagccagcgagcattataaaacattttcaaatcagcgttgagctaaactgactgatagaccgtttcgtcaacatgaaagagaggaggatgacattggtgtttctctacaagtagggtgagtcaacatgtttttctacttgcacgaacatgcatgcacatacacacacacacatacacacacacacgcacacacacacacacagaaatcagaaccttGGACAgacacatcatatttagcttacgttgattggactaaattgtttttggtatcttttagttgtcactgtattagactaagtagaggtgatttgatgatgttgaaatgttgaagttgataTGGTGCTGGAATattggaggcagctcctgttttctttgtgacttgtgGTAACGCTCtctggttctaaatcaatagttgtttagtggtctgaAAATGCCGTAaccattaacttgcttgaccatgctgtaggggatgtaactgtctgttgctgtacatgcaatatgctttgtggacttcactggacagaggcTGCTATCTGGTTTTATTCTGCCTCTATGTCTTCTTAATGTCTCGGTCtctaggcctatatatcacggtcgcaaggcatatgaattgacaggttatagagcaaacaacgcaattatcacaacacataggttgtaatatggctttttggggggtggggggcttgtcttccccagtgattttacgcATGCCCCGCTACTGaattccacatcacaatacattGAAAAActagttgattcaaccagtttgtgcagTGGGAATCTATCTTGTTTCACAGGCCTTTCAGCGGTGACCCCACCCATCCCTCTTGTTTCTATGAGCAAGCAGCAGGCTGAGCCATGCCTGTAATGTGAAGCAGCATTCCTCACATACTTTCCACATCATCAAGCCTTCTGTGGTTTTACCCTACCCAGCTCAGTATTTTCCAATCCCGGAAAGCGGATTTGGATATGGAATAAAGGTTCTGCGCCACTTGGAAATAACGGCTCCCAATACGAGGGTCAGAGAGAACATGTAAGCCCAAGATGTTTCTTAGGGAGATTCCCATGGCAACTACTTGCATCAGCCAACATCACACCACTCCCTGGTTGTACCAGCCAACTGCTTTACACAATGCCAAATGTTTTCCATTCTTGTTGTTTTCCAGGATTGGTGAGAATAATCGAGCTTGGGTGGGCCCTAATGCGAAGATCATAAACGTGCTAGAACACTCGTGGGAGTCACAGACGTCTCAGCCGGGCAGAAAATGGACAAACCAAATCACATAAACTGCGTAATAGGATAAACtcttaacttctctaggatagggggcagcatttggaattttggatgaaaagcatgtccaaattcaactgcctgctactcatccccagaagataagatatgcatattattattattattatattattattattatttggatagaaaacactctgaagtttctaaaactgtttgaatcatgtctgtgagtataacagaacttatgtagcaggcgaaaccccgaggacaaaccattcagatgttttatttttgaggtcactctcttttcaatggggtttcattgggaatccagatttctaagggacttgcttgcagttcctaccgcttccactggatgtcaccagtctttagaaattggttcgggttattcctttgtgtaatgaagaagtacagccatcttgaacgagggtcacttcatgtgtactgtttgatagaggcgcatgaccagaaagcatgcgtcagttttttttcttcttgtattgaacacagatcatcccgtcttcaattttattgattatttactttaaaaaatacctaaagttgtattacaaaagtagtttgaaatgttttcgCAAAGTTAACAGGTAacatttgagatattttgtactcaagttggaaccggtgtttttagGATTAAAtgcaccaaataaatggacattttggatatatatggacggaattaatcgaacaaaaggaccatttgtggtgtttatgggacatattggagtgccaacagaagaagctcgtcaaaggtaaggcatgatttatatttttatttctgcgttttgtgtcgcacctgcagggttgaaatatgatttctctcttttgtttatggaggtgctatcctcagataatagcatcgttttctttcgccgaaaagcctttttgaaatctgacatgttggctggattcacaacacgtgtagctttaatttggtatcttacatgtgtgaattcatgaaagtttgattttataggaatttatttgaatttggtgctctgcattttctctggcttttggccaagtggtacgctaccgtcccacataccccagagaggttaaagagTGTGATGCATGTAACGAAACATGTCGTTCTTATTTTCCCTGAGGCCCCTTTAGACCCTAAGACTAGTGCATGACAGGTAAAGGGACATTCACTATCAGATTACTATGAGGTGACTCCATCATCCACGCCTGTACAGAAGTGACACATTTTCCCACAGGTTGTCTTATTTAAACTGACTTACTGCAGATGTGGTGTGCCATGGTGACAACAGTATTTCAGTGGTCAATTTAACAGCCCTTTCACTTTAATTTACCGTCTTTCATCCCAcaaaccaatgttccctctaaactgtgCTGCTGCGCAGCTCCCCGATATTCTGCAGAGAGCAGAATATCAACCCATGGAGAGAAGCACCAGATTGAATTTCACTCAACTTTCCAGTTTTCCCTGTTACTCAGCCCgtagctgagtttgccttttttccaAAATGTAACTGAAGATTCTCCAAAGCTTTTTATTGTCAATACTTATGACATTTATCTTTGTtccatagtgtagtttcttcttcttttaacTCAGTTTAGttacatgatttctcaatttgccgTACATTTGctaatcggttgtgcagccagacttatttgccattccttttgcctcatccctctcaaccatacaatttttaaattcctcatcaatccatgagGATTTAACCATTTTTACAGTCATGTTCTTAGTGGGTGCATGCATATTATTGACTgagataagcaatttcataaatgtgtcaaatgCAACGTCTGTTTGCTCCTccttacacaccacggaccaacaaatattctttacatcaacaacataggaatcactacaaaacgtctTGTATGACGACCTCTTATACATTATTTTAGGCACAGCCTTTGGAACTTAGTTTTTTCCTAGATGTGACTACTatgttgtgatcattacatctGATGGATCTGGATAGTGCTTTCaataacatttctgcagcattagaaAAGATGTGATCAATCCATGTTGATGATtttattcctgtgctgtttgtaacttccctggtaggttgactgataatctGAACCAGGATGCAGGCACTGGTCAATGTTTGacgctttttcttgagtgggcagcttgatgaaagccagtcaattttTAAAtcccccagaaaatatacttcccTGTTGATagcacatacattatcaagcatttcacacgttatccagataGTGActtttagcacttggtggtctatagcagcttcccaccagaatgtgCTTTAGgcgaggcagatgaacctgtagctatattacttcaacagtatttaaaattagatcctctctaatctttacaggaatgtggttctgaatacaAACAGCAACAACTCCACCactggcatttctgtattttctgtaaatgttataaccttgtattgctaccacAGTATCACCAAAGGTATTGTCTAAGTGattttcagagatagtcagaatatgaacaTCATCTGTAACTAGCAAGTTATTAAtatcatgaaccttgtttcttaagctacatatgttaacttgggctattttgagcacttttctgTGCTTGCTTGTTTTCTGATGCTTGCTTGTTTTCATttctttactgggaagcttagcagaagtatatattctcatgttatttatgttagtgcagggtgagcatAATGCTAAAGCATTGATaatcattgtctcaacgcaggcTTATAATAGCAATGGTctgtttgcatataggcctactgcagctctgattggttatgctggTCTTTGCAGAGTATGGCTGAGTCATGTCAAtgtaatagaatcctactccgtgTCAAtgtaatagaatcctactccgtgTCAAtgtaatagaatcctactccgatatgttctgcctacaacaaaatctcttgcatagttttgttttggtatgttgcattgaaagtggcgaGTATtacgttgattcgatcacaattgccaagggaaacgttgatagtgttaacagggaaaactgtagaaagttgagtgaagttcaatcttgtgcttctctctgtgggctgataTTTCCTCTACGCTTGCCAGGTAGTTCCATGGAGCTCCATCGCAGTCTCAGGGCTACTGTGCACCATTGAGGGAACATTGGTTGAGAGTAGATGCGCTTGCTCAGagatcaaagcaagagcttcATGTAGCCacttgtgcacattttgttcatatcctttgctagttggTGAGATTAGCCCAGCTGTAGATCATTTGTAGTAAGCAAgtggggagtgattgcttcctacaagagcacaaaacatttgtatttctagccatcattgaaaagcaagtcaggtcaagatttcatttttttgtcaaaggggcagtgttgtattttgagacagtttCTTCAAGCCTGaatagccaataggcagagggtatcataatttgtctgattctctgtaataatggaaagggaataataatgcattttatttaatGAAGTGGTTTCTTTAATCAAACAACACAAAAATATTTCCAGTCACCAatagtggataaacaggttaatgtcaagctcaaatagccacagtagcctacttggccactgttaaaactgtaacttaaggtgggtgcagcctcagtgttcacagtaaacgcgtgCTGGAaattgcacagaattttcacaacgttcaagtttgcgctcagtaGACCTGaaaattagagggaacattgccacTGACCCCCCTTATTTTCCATCACCCTGTGCCCCCACCCATCCCTTTCCTAGAAGTACTATGCACTCAATGACAGACAGAAAAGTGCTTTTACCACAAATGTCTTTATTTTTCTTCCAACATACTAGTGACACACAGGTCTACAAGAGAGGTATCTTGCAAAAAACAACATTCACTAGTCATTATCAGAACAGTAATATGGAATGTGGTCATCATTGCTCCATTTTGTTTAAATGTCTTTGTTTATTATGAAGAAATATGACAAATAAATAAAGTCTATAGTCTTTGTATTTATTGCCCTTATCAATATATTATTGTGTTCAGTCACCATTTCAGGAATGAAGAGGAGCAATTCAGACAAAAACAAAGAAAATTACAAAGTAATGATGTTATTCCCTTATAAACCCCCACTTTAAATGTCTTTGATTTAAGGATTAAAcagtacggggggggggggggggtgttattgTTGACAAAAGGTAGAAATCCATTTTTCTTCACCCAAATCTTATTCTCCTTCCATGCGTTGTTATTTTTGTAAATCCAGACGGCCAAAAGTATAACAAAATTCTGTTCGTTGCTGGGGTCTGCAGAAACACCagaagaaatacaaaaaaataaaaatcggccATAGGAGAGTGAGGAGTTGCCAGCTGACCAAGCGACCGGCCTAGCCCCGTTCAGCCAGTACAGAAGCAACCCCCACTCGTGTGTGCTGTGCTGTTGGGGGAACAGCAGTCCAAACGCCATCCACAAACACTTCACCATACAGTCTAAAAGCATCAAGTACAACCTCCAGAACTACACTTCAGCTTTTGGTCCCTCTCTCAGAGTGACCATACAGTAAAGAAAACAGTCTaacagaggagcagagaggaggacaggaggacaggatgCTACATGAGTCCCTGAGCCTGTTAATATACCAGTCTCAGACACTATCACTCCCACTACATAGAAAataaagaggaagaaagaggaagaaCAGTCACAGAGACAAGTTGCAAACGAGTGCACAAGCAGTCCTGTCCCGTGTTGGTTCGGGGAGGTGCGGGACCGACCCCATCACCAACCCTGGAGCTCCCTGTATCTCCACTACAGTAGGTGGGGGGGTCCTCCCCCGGCTGTGTCGTGGCCATTAGGACCAGGCCAGTGGCGGAGGAGGGCAGACCAAGGCTACAGCTCAGTGCTGTTATTCCCAGGTTGGATTAGAGTTTTCCAGAGTGGAGGCTCAGTCTTTAGTCGGCGCTGTGCTCCTCCAGCTGGGAGATGATAGTGATGAGGTTCTGCAAGCCGAAGATGTAGCCGCTGTCCTGACCCTCGTGCACCACACTGTCCTCCCCGTAATGGCGGCACGTCGTGTGGGCAAAATCTATCATCCTCACATCCACCACCGGGCTGCtggcctcccctcctccaccGCGGGATGAGCGACCAGCGCTTCCCTTACTGCTGCCGTTACTGCTACCACCAGCACTGCTGCCAGCTGGCGATCCATGGGGGAACCCaccttctttctcttcctcctcttcctcatctgagGGCTCGTCATcgtcaccctcctctcctccgcgGTGGCGGGGTCGGGTGGGGCCGCAGGTGCGGGGGGGCTCCCCATCATAGAtgatgaggagggaggaggagtagaaGCGGTAAGACTCGCAGGACTCCAGGGTTTCCTGCATCTCCCTGAGCTTCCACAGCACCGGGGAGAGCAGCTCGTGCCGCAGACGCTGCCCATCGTGGAAGAACTGGAACAGTGCCTCCTTGAAGCCCGGCAGGCTCAGTTTACGCCCATGGTACTTGTTCATGAACATCAGCTGGCCTGAGTCTGACTGGTACACCTGCATGCCACAAAGGCGGACACCGATGGAGGCGGAGGTGCTCTGTTGACATTTGCGAATCTGATTGGCCTTCTTCTCCTCTGACGCATCGTCACCATGCTGCCGCGTGCCCATCTTCAGGTCCAGCACGCACGGCACCGCGTGACGCCATGTCAGGTTCTCCAACAGGATGAATTTGTATTGGTTGCGGTGTTTGGAGTTCTCCTTCATCCTCTGGAGGTGCTGCTGGTGGCATTTCAGACTCCAGGGGTTGTGTTTAATTTGCTTCTGATCCAGACTGTAGCAGAGAACCTCAGCCTGCTGCTGTGCCTCCGCAccgttataactacacacagagcgGGAAAAGAGGTTAGATATCTACCCCTCACCATACATCTTTGCTGCATGTTGGTGTTTGGATATATAGTATGTGTATGGATGTAAGTGTATGAGCTCACCTTTTGCTCTTGTTCTCTTTAGTGCTCTGTCTGGCTCGGTCTTTGCTGTAGTTGTCATTCTCCAGCAGTAGGGACGATGTCTTCTTGTTACCCCATTTGATCATCTTGCTCTTGGGCTCGCAGTCGGCTGAGGGGTCCTTGTTTTCCAGGTTCTCTGGTTCATTGTGGAGGGGGTAGGCAATGAGGCATAGGTTgccctcttcatcttcctcaaAGCTGACTGACACCAcacctgagagagggggagatggagggaagggggagagagaaggataggaaGGTGGTTATTACCCGGCATTGGAGTTTTTATTTTATAATGTTATGATGAAGCCAAGACCTCCCTGGAACTGGGTTGTCATAGGCAGCTCTTACCCACTAGGTCCTGCCTCCAGCCAAATACACTCTGTAAAGAGAGATGCAAACAAAACACAGGCATTCTTAtggaggaagcagagagagagagcaggttggggggggggggggggggcaaggacACAGCAAAGAGATCATTGAGTGGCAACAAAAACAGTGTCTAAGTACTTCAAATGTatatgttaaataaaaaaatgtaataaaaatgtgAGAATGAACCCAAGATGCAAAGAGATACACAAACACCACAGGAGGCTCGAATGTATGACACTCAGTCCAAACTTTATTAAGCAAATACTAAACCCACCCAGAACCACAAGTCAACTCATACCCATACAGTGCTACAACATTTCAAGGTAACCCAATATAAATCACAGCAAAGATACACTGTATAAACTCAAATACAACCATGACAACACACCAGAAATGAAGACATATTCACCCAACAGTGTGATATTCTATTATTTCACAGAGATACAAAAGTTCCATCAAGTGAGGACACAGCCTCTCGGACAAGACCTTTCAGGTCTGACTTGCCTTTTTATATACCGGTAGTTCAATTGAAGGCAATAATCCAAACACACTGACAAATGAAAAAGGGGAGGGATTGACAGAGTGGTGTGGAGGAGGGTGGTGGTCTCCAGAACACTTTCATAGATAACTGTATACACACTGTTTCTTAGTCCAGAGATAATTTATGTGTTCCCTAAACATGAACGCACCCCCTACCTCTatcccagggtttcccaaacatGAACGCACCCCCTACCTCTatcccagggtttcccaaactcggtcctggggccacCCCTGAGTGTATGtgttggtttttgccctagcattacacagctgattaaaataatcTAAGCTTGATGATGAATTggctatttgaatcagctgtgcggtgcaagggcaaaaaccaaaacgtgtacccggggggggggggctgctctACCCAATAAACCCCCATGTGTACTGCAGCCCTTACTGCAGATTGGTGGTTTCAAGACAGGAAGAGTAAAACATCACAACTGCAGGAGCTGACACATaa from Oncorhynchus clarkii lewisi isolate Uvic-CL-2024 chromosome 7, UVic_Ocla_1.0, whole genome shotgun sequence includes the following:
- the LOC139413547 gene encoding inositol hexakisphosphate kinase 2-like — its product is MSPALEALMQADGTPPYPGKGVMLEPFVHQVGGHSCVLRFGDQTICKPLIPREHQFYKSLPPEMRKFTPQYRGVVSVSFEEDEEGNLCLIAYPLHNEPENLENKDPSADCEPKSKMIKWGNKKTSSLLLENDNYSKDRARQSTKENKSKSYNGAEAQQQAEVLCYSLDQKQIKHNPWSLKCHQQHLQRMKENSKHRNQYKFILLENLTWRHAVPCVLDLKMGTRQHGDDASEEKKANQIRKCQQSTSASIGVRLCGMQVYQSDSGQLMFMNKYHGRKLSLPGFKEALFQFFHDGQRLRHELLSPVLWKLREMQETLESCESYRFYSSSLLIIYDGEPPRTCGPTRPRHRGGEEGDDDEPSDEEEEEEKEGGFPHGSPAGSSAGGSSNGSSKGSAGRSSRGGGGEASSPVVDVRMIDFAHTTCRHYGEDSVVHEGQDSGYIFGLQNLITIISQLEEHSAD